A segment of the Aureliella helgolandensis genome:
TGATTCTCGCGAATGGTCGGATTGGATGGACCACTTCCACGATTGCCACGCTTGCTTCGATTGGACGCTTGCACAACGAATTGCAGAACGCGGATTCGACTCACGCGATTTTCCGTGCGTTCACATCGGTAACCAAATCACGTTCGCATGTCCGGACCATCCTGACCCCGCAGACTGCCCCGACATTCTGATTTCATACTTTTCCAGATTCGACGAATATTCAATCGCTGTCCGCGACGGCGGCACATCTGCGGTCGCGATTCGATACTGTCCTTGGTGTGGCGTCGCGCTTCCGGAATCAAAACGTAACCGGTGGTTCGATGAACTGGCCGCGCTCGGCTATACTGATTTCCACGCCGATGACGTACCACCGCAGTATTGGACCGACGCTTGGTACAAAAACGGCAAATAACCATGCGGTGAACCGAAGTCGCCGGCGACCTGTTTTTTGAAATCAAAGTTTCTTGGCGGCGACTCGGTTACCGCCGCCGTTCTGCTAAATGCGTAGTACATAGATGCCAGACGAGAATCCCTATTCAGCACCTAGTCACCACGCCGAGAAGGACGAAGCAGTCGCGCCGGTGACTGAAGACTCACGATTGGACTATGCGCGGTATGCCAAGGAATCGCTTTTTCTCCCAGGACTGTCCATTCTTTTTAACGCTATTGCCGGAATAATACTTGACGTTGTCTTGCTACAGCAGAATTGGGATGCAGCGGTGTCGAATGGAAATTCACAACCGTTCTTAATCACTATAATCGCACTTATACTCTACAACCTTTTCATTGCGTTCGGTGCGACAGAGATGATGCGACGAAAATCATTCACGTTTGCCCTTTTGGCATGTATACTGACGATCATCCCACTCTCAACCTGTTGCCTCATTGGCGTGCCGTTAGGAGCATGGGGCTTCAATTTGCTGCTGAAGCCGGGAATCAACACGGCCTTTTCGAGAACAATTTGAGCAGAACCAAGCCATGAACCCAAGTCGCCGGTCTTGTGTTTAGTTACATCAAAATCAACTTCGGCGACTGGGTTATGGCCGCCGTTCTCCATTGCAAGTCCAATTTAGCATGATGAAAATGCTTACCATTCGCAATGCATTGCTCATAGTGGCGGTCTTCGTCGTAGTCGGCTTCTTCGTTGCTGACCGAATCCGCTTGTCAAATGAGTTCGAAATACACAAGAAGGAGGCGTTCCAAGATTCTCTAAAGCGCCAGTTTGCTGTAGTCAAGCGAAACCGCGCGATGCTGATCGAGAATTTCATTGTGGCTACAAAGAAAAAGGGCATGACTGCCCTAGACGGTTACTTCTTTGCCCTGACTTCAGCTGAATTGGTAGATATATGGGAGCACGAGCGAGATATTGATGAAGGCAGGTGCGAACGCGCAACGGTAAGTGCGAAGCGAATCCTGCAATCTCTGGATTGCGGGCAAACAAAAGATTACCTCGACTTTGCGAGGAGAATAGTGGGGGACTATCTCGAAGACAAAACGGGAAATCGCGAGTTTGATGACGTGACGTTGGTAGATTTCTTGGGCTTACAGGCGTCTGACGACCTTGAGAACTTTCGAGACTTCATGACAAGGGCTTGTGAAGATAGTGTTGCTCGTGGAGACGATTTTGAATCTGATTTTGACTCTAGGTTGCAAAATGCTCCGGCTGGTGAATATCGTCTGTTCTAGCATTTCACAATGCGTGTACTTGTCGTTAATCAGTAGCTGGAGAACCATGACATGCACGGGAGCACGGCTTGCAGCGTTTTTTGCAATGGATAGTCAACTCTCCGTCCCCCGTGATGTCTGCCGTTACCCCAGCAAACTGATGAACCTATCCTTCACTCCTGCTGGACGATTCCACTCGCCGTTTCGGATCTTCATTCGTGGTTTGAACGCAACGGATCACGTGGCGTTCATCGCCGATTGTGGCCTCCACGGATACCGACGAAAGGAATCACACTCATTACATCGACAACTTGCGATCGTGTCTCTTGACGGTTGGACAATGTTTGCGGATGACTGGTTCTACACGCTTTGGCATATGCCAACCACGAAGCAAACTATCAAACGTGCCGCAGATCGCTTCGACGTGTACTACGATTTGGTCGGCGATTGTGACGAATCATATGAATTCGGATACTTCTGTTCTGGTAAACTCGTGCGTGAGGTCAGCGTCGCTAGCCCACACTACAGCGACCAAATCCTCGTAACAGACGACGGGATACCGTTTGCGATTGAAACTGATGACAGAAAAACGAACGACATTGAGGGGTATGTTGATGCCATAGCTCGTTGCGTTGGCATTCGTTTGCCTACGGTCGAAGACACTGTGCTGGCTTTCGGGCCTACGCAAGAACTGGGGTAACCAAGAAATGCACCCGAGTTGCCGATCGGACGTTTTCTGAAATCGAAATCTCTTGGCGGCAACCGGGTGATTTCAAGCGTTCTGCCGCGAAAGACAAAACATATACCCCAATGGAAAATCCATACACACCCACCGGCGTTCCTGATGGAAACCGCGGAACGATCTTTGACGTAGCGCAACGATTGCTAGCGCTACTACTTTACATACTTGTCTGGGCGTTGTGCGTCTATTCATCTGGCCCACTATTAAGCCGCGCGCTCGGATTTCAGATAGACTCGACGAGAATCCCAGGCAGTTCATTAACCATGATGGAATCGTTTAGTCTTTTTGCTACGAGGTACTGGTTCACGTCGTGCTTGCTAATCGCGACGCCATTCAACTTGATCGCCTGGATTGCTCTCCGACGCAGAAGTCATGACCATACGCGATGGAAATTGCTTGCCATATGTAGCGCGTGGATTCTCCCCTCGATCCTACTCGGATGGCTCGTATTTGGTCCACTGTTGGTCTTGCGATGAATCTCGTAGCCTTTGCTGGTCGCGTACAAACCACTGCCAGCAACGCGGCAGAACCAAGCCATGAACCCAAGTCACCGAGTCAGCCAAACTTACTAACAAGCCTACTTCGGCGACTGGGTTATGGCCACCGTTATCGGGCGAGGAGCATGAATTGAACATACGCGCCTCAATTATCGACCACGTTGAATTACTTGCTGAACCGAGTGCTCAGCTGCGATACGAAGAGTCGCTCGTGGATGCAGGACACGCACCAACCGAGTTGATTTCGATGTTCTGTGATGATCTTTTCGATCCCAAGAGCGAATCGTTTGTCGATGCGTTTACCCGAGAAGAGCACAAGGAACTCGCGCACTTGTATGGACTCCTTGCCGAAGCCGCACAATCCGAGCATACAAGCGTGCCTCAGATGCTAAAGGACCCTATATGGCGTAGAGTCGTCCAGCTGTCGCAGCAACTAAACCGTCACCTTCGTGAAGCCCGATAACATTGCCGTGCACCGAAGCGGCGAAGTCGGGCGGTCTTGAAATTGAAAATCTTTCGCCGCCGCTCGGTTACGGCCGGCGTTCCTCCAACAAGATGATTCAGCACAAGCCGTTCGAATGCCGGGGAAGTCACCCGACTTGATCGTGGTCGTCGCGACTGGAGCCCGGATGAAGAACGTGCTCCCTAAGCAATGTGCTCCCGGGATGATTCCCTTGCCACAATTATGTTCGTTTCTTTAATCGTTCGCGAAGTAGCGTTCGCATGATTGGACTTGTTACAATTTTAGCTATACACTTAACTTGCACAACTTGAGAACAGGAATTGAGTTTGAATGGCACTCTTAATTGTTGGCGCAATCGCCGCTGGTGTCGCCATGATGGCGAATAATAACGAGGACTCTCCAGTACTGTGGGGAATCATTACGTTCATCGCTGGGATCGCTGGCGCGTTCGTCTTCGGTTTTCTCGGAGCGTTGATCGGTTCAATATTGGGGGCGGGACTTTATATCGGGAAGACGCTGAGATTTGGCTAACTCTTTCTAACGCTGGAGGAACAAAGCCATGAACCCAAGTCGCCGATCGCGCGTTTAGTTATATCAGTATCAACCTCGGCGACTGGGTTATGGCCGCCGTTCGCCGACAGTTCAATTGAGACTTACTTGTTAGTGATTTCCCTTCCGAATCCTAGGGGCGTAAGAAGGGATTATCCCATGGATTTTCAGTACCATTGATCGCGATGCGCAACGGTCTAATTATCCGGCGTCTCAGCGGATGGTCGTAGCTGACGCTTGAGCTGCAAACCCCTATGATTTGTTGGGGTTGCAGTCCGCTCGCCTCTCTCACAATGCCGATAATTCATGCAGCGCTCAATTCATCCTATGACGCGCAGCGGTCTTTTAATCCGTGGGTCCTGGGTTCAAGTCCCAGCGCCCTCACTGTCTTTTTCTTCTCCCATGTGCCATCCCGCCGATCGCGCTGCAACGCGTAGCAAACGCCAGGGGATAAGGACCGCCACCTTCGGTGAGCTAGCTTCGCCACGATATTGATCTGCTGGCACCCCAGCCTCTTTGGCTATCGACTATCGGTCCCCTCAACACGTCAAGCATCAAGCTAACGGGTTGTCCCAATCGCGACTCGCCGCGTGACAGCCTACTGATTCAATCGAAATCGCGGTGCTCGTACTCGGCCACAACCACCCTCCCTCGCAATAGCCGTCGAGGCGATCGTGATCGAAGATGGGTTTCGCCTAGCGTGTTGCGTTGCGCGTACAAGCGCGAGTAGGAGTGATCTGTCCCCACCATTTTCCCATGGCCATCGCCCGTTGGTACGATCACTCACAGCGACGCACCCAACGCGATGGCGAAAGCCGTCTAGCGTGCTCATGATTCGGCATGCAGCCGCATGGCCCCCGGTACCAGCGTGGAAGTGCTGGGCCGCCTCGTCGACACTCAGCGATCGATCGCGAAGCCTTCCCACAACGAAAAGTGCGTGCCCGACAGGACGCGTTGCCGGCCCGTGAATGTCTGAACTGCTTGCCCTTGGCAGGCAAAAAACACGACAGGAGAATGACAGCTGTACAAGAAACGGCCGTCGCCGATGCTGGCAAATGTTTTTGGTGGCTACAGGCAGCAGTGATAATACGGGGAACGCGGCCACAACCGGGCAAGAGCGGAGGACTTGACTAGTTCGCTCGGGAAAAGCGGCTGAGCGCCTCATCAGTTCACTGTGCTAATAGCAATTCAGTGGTCGGTCGGCGTGGTTGAAAGAGCACCTATCTCAGATTCTGCCACAAAGACAACAATGGCAATAAGAATGCCAGCAAGCACACTACGCCCAAAAGCACACCCGCCACACCGGCAGAGCATCTAAAAAGATGGCGAGCTTTGCCAACTGGAATACTAAACAACAGCAGCATAACAATGAATGTAGCGATCGATACACAGACCCCCGGATAGAACTGCAGCAAGTACTCAGTTGCAATTGGCAATTTGACCGCAAATTCTAAGAAGACTGGAAGGAGGATTTGTCGTCCGAGAATTAGGAAGCGTCCGAATCGTTGTTAAAAGTTGAAAGGTGGTCTCCCAGAAGGCAATATATTGCCTTCTGCATTTTCCAATTTACGTCGGTTACCGCCGACGGGGAGACCACCATGACTGAATCTAGTTTGTTGCGCGAGCTTGGGCAAGTTTCGAACGCTGAAGTTGGCGAAGTGTTTCGCGAATTCTTACGGGGCTCGATCGTGAAGATGGCCTGTGAGGTAATGGCTGCCGAAGTGGCTGAACTGTGCGGCCCAAAGCACGCCCCGAGCGATTGTCGGACCTATCGAGCTGGTAGCGCCGCGGGACGCATCTTGGTCGAAGGTGAACGGGAGTCGGTGACGCGTCCGCGAGTTCGCGAGCGTCAGGAGGCGGGGGGAAGCCGCGAAGTGGAGCTGATCAGCTACGCTGCCGCCAACGATCCTGAGCAGCTGGAGAAGGCTGTAATTCAAGCGTTGATGTCTGGGGTAAGCACTCGTCAGATGTCTGTGGTGAAGCCGAAGTCGCCAGGCGTAAGCCGCTCGAGCGTCTCGCGTCTATGGCAAGAGGCGGGAACACGATTGATCGACGAGCTACGCAGCCGTGATCTGTCGGGGCATACGTGGTGCATTCTGATGCTCGATGGTATCCGGCTAAGCTCAGACCAGACGGCAGTGGTTGCTCTCGGTATTGATTCTGAAGGCTGCAAGCATGTGCTCGACTTTGCGCTGGGCAGTAGTGAAAATGCAGTTGTATCCAATGAATTGCTTGCTCGCTTGGCCCGTCGCGGCTTTACTTGCTCGCAGCGCTTACTGGCAGTCCTGGATGGCAGCGATGTGCTTCGCAAAGCGGTCAAGGAGCACTTCCCCGACTCGGTCATCCAACGCTGCTTAGTTCACAAGGAACGCAACATTCGTGGCAAGCTATCGAAGCGTCATACGGGTGAACTCGCTCGGCTGTTTAGACGACTCCGTAGCGTGCAGGGTTATACCGCCGCACAAGAGGTCGTCGGCGAGCTAGAGGCATTCCTTGAGCCTCTCAATGCCGAAGCGTTTAAGAGCCTTCATGAGGCCGGTGAGGACCTGCTAGCCCTTCACCGACTCGAAGTGCCAAACACGCTCCATCGTTCACTGCTAAGTACCAACGCGATTGAGAACTCCTTCCTGAACACGCGTCGCCGCTTGGGGCGTGTAACACGATTCCGAGCCGACACGGATCAGGCGAGTCGCTGGCTGTCCTACGCACTGCTTGAGGCCGAAAAGGGGTTCCATCGAATCAGCGGCCACAAGGAACTACCTAAGCTGATTGCCGCCCTAGCGAGAGAACACGCGGCTACACCAACAAAGCCGCCGTCGGGGCCCGTGCCGTCGCCTACGGCTCCGGCGACGGCACGGGCCCCATCACTTTAGTTCCACCACCTGTTTGATCCTAAAGACCTTTTCCAGTACCCTTTAGCCAGCGAGACCACCAACAGTTTTAACAACGCAAGGGACATCCCCGAGAATTACGCATATGGATAGGGCAAGCCACAGCCAAACAACCGCGA
Coding sequences within it:
- a CDS encoding GlsB/YeaQ/YmgE family stress response membrane protein, which codes for MALLIVGAIAAGVAMMANNNEDSPVLWGIITFIAGIAGAFVFGFLGALIGSILGAGLYIGKTLRFG
- a CDS encoding DUF6980 family protein — translated: MDHFHDCHACFDWTLAQRIAERGFDSRDFPCVHIGNQITFACPDHPDPADCPDILISYFSRFDEYSIAVRDGGTSAVAIRYCPWCGVALPESKRNRWFDELAALGYTDFHADDVPPQYWTDAWYKNGK
- a CDS encoding IS256 family transposase — translated: MLKVERWSPRRQYIAFCIFQFTSVTADGETTMTESSLLRELGQVSNAEVGEVFREFLRGSIVKMACEVMAAEVAELCGPKHAPSDCRTYRAGSAAGRILVEGERESVTRPRVRERQEAGGSREVELISYAAANDPEQLEKAVIQALMSGVSTRQMSVVKPKSPGVSRSSVSRLWQEAGTRLIDELRSRDLSGHTWCILMLDGIRLSSDQTAVVALGIDSEGCKHVLDFALGSSENAVVSNELLARLARRGFTCSQRLLAVLDGSDVLRKAVKEHFPDSVIQRCLVHKERNIRGKLSKRHTGELARLFRRLRSVQGYTAAQEVVGELEAFLEPLNAEAFKSLHEAGEDLLALHRLEVPNTLHRSLLSTNAIENSFLNTRRRLGRVTRFRADTDQASRWLSYALLEAEKGFHRISGHKELPKLIAALAREHAATPTKPPSGPVPSPTAPATARAPSL